A stretch of Numenius arquata chromosome 11, bNumArq3.hap1.1, whole genome shotgun sequence DNA encodes these proteins:
- the EGR1 gene encoding early growth response protein 1, producing MAAAKAEMQLLPPLQISDPFGAFPHSPPAVDTHYPKLEEMMLLSGGGPQFLAPPGAPESAGFGAAGEPGEQHFEHLAADTFPEISLNNEKTLPETSYPNQTTRLPPITYTGRFSLEPAPNSGNTLWPEPLFSLVSGLVGMANAPPSSTPSSSSPSSSSSQSPPLSCSVQASENSPIYSAAPTFPNSNSDIFPEPQTQSFPNPSGAPIQYPPPAYPTAKTNFQVPMIPDYLFPQQQGELSLVPADQKPFPALETRAQQPSLTPLSTIKAFATQTGSQELKTLNTNYQSQLIKPSRMRKYPNRPSKTPPHERPYACPVESCDRRFSRSDELTRHIRIHTGQKPFQCRICMRNFSRSDHLTTHIRTHTGEKPFACDICGRKFARSDERKRHTKIHLRQKDKKVEKAAPVSTASPIPAYSSSVTTSYPSSIATTYPSPVRTVYSSPAPSSYPSPAHTTFPSPSIATTYPSGTTTFQTQVATSFSSPGVTNNFSSQVTSALSDMTSAFSPRTIEIC from the exons ATGGCCGCGGCCAAGGCAGAGATGCAGCTCCTGCCCCCGCTGCAGATCTCCGACCCCTTCGGCGCCTTTCCGCACTCGCCCCCCGCCGTGGACACTCACTATCCCAAGCTGGAGGAGATGATGCTGCTCAGCGGCGGGGGCCCGCAGTTCCTTGCCCCCCCCGGGGCGCCCGAGAGCGCGGGCTTCGGCGCCGCCGGCGAGCCCGGGGAGCAGCACTTCGAGCACCTGGCGGCAG ACACTTTTCCCGAGATCTCCCTGAACAACGAGAAAACCCTGCCAGAAACCAGCTATCCCAACCAAACGACGCGACTGCCACCAATAACTTACACGGGGCGCTTCTCCCTCGAGCCGGCCCCCAACAGTGGCAATACCTTATGGCCAGAGCCCCTCTTCAGCCTCGTCAGTGGGCTGGTGGGCATGGCTAATGCACCTCCCAGCTCTACACCTTCTTCGTCGtcaccgtcctcctcctcctctcagagCCCCCCTCTGAGCTGCTCTGTCCAAGCCAGCGAGAACAGTCCAATTTATTCAGCTGCACCAACTTTTCCCAATTCCAACTCTGACATTTTCCCTGAACCGCAGACCCAGTCCTTTCCCAACCCCTCTGGAGCCCCCATCCAGTATCCACCTCCAGCTTATCCGACTGCTAAAACCAACTTTCAGGTGCCAATGATCCCGGATTACCTGTTCCCTCAGCAACAGGGTGAGCTCAGTCTTGTTCCAGCTGATCAGAAGCCCTTTCCTGCCCTTGAGACCAGAGCACAGCAGCCTTCCCTCACGCCACTGTCCACTATTAAGGCATTTGCTACTCAGACTGGCTCCCAGGAGCTGAAGACCCTCAACACTAACTATCAGTCCCAGCTGATCAAGCCCAGCAGGATGAGGAAATACCCAAACCGTCCCAGCAAGACCCCTCCTCATGAGCGACCCTACGCCTGCCCAGTGGAGTCCTGTGACCGGAGGTTTTCACGGTCCGATGAGCTAACGCGGCACATCCGCATCCACACAGGACAGAAACCTTTTCAGTGCCGCATTTGCATGCGGAACTTCAGCAGGAGCGACCACTTGACCACACACATCCGCACGCACACAGGAGAAAAGCCGTTCGCCTGTGACATTTGCGGCAGAAAGTTTGCCAGAAGTGATGAGAGGAAGAGACACACTAAAATCCATCTTAGGCAGAAGGACAAGAAAGTGGAAAAGGCAGCTCCAGTCTCAACTGCTTCCCCCATTCCTGCCTACTCATCCTCTGTGACAACATCCTACCCTTCCTCCATCGCTACCACTTACCCCTCGCCAGTGCGCACAGTGtattcctcccctgctccctcttCCTATCCCTCCCCTGCACACACCACGTTCCCATCTCCTTCTATAGCAACCACTTACCCCTCTGGCACCACCACTTTTCAGACCCAAGTGGCCACCTCCTTCTCATCTCCAGGGGTCACCAACAATTTCAGCTCACAGGTGACCTCAGCACTTTCAGACATGACGTCGGCCTTTTCTCCAAGGACAATTGAGATTTGCTGA